From Candidatus Saganbacteria bacterium, one genomic window encodes:
- a CDS encoding AEC family transporter: MPIFFKVLNLMLPLILISFAGFVLAKLKKFNTQTFSDMIIYLTAPALFIVSLSTNSFETKELLTIILTSFLTICLSALFVWILKKRMDIPLGFYLPVIFMNSGFIGLPLILMMFGAEGLARAIVYDVVNGLLIFSLGIYIISNKKDRFEIFKTPILYAAVIGILINYLKITIPYPIQISLSMVGSITIPLALITLGYQLGKIKIRTIKLPIFGAAIRLAFGLFIAFSVIKLFNVRGELANILVIMSALPSALNGIVLSEKYRKEDSDVIASTIAISILASIIYLPIIISLIKCIQSKTS, from the coding sequence ATGCCGATCTTTTTTAAAGTCTTGAATTTAATGCTTCCACTGATACTTATCTCTTTTGCGGGCTTTGTCTTGGCTAAGCTAAAGAAATTCAACACCCAAACATTTTCGGACATGATAATATATTTAACCGCCCCCGCCCTATTTATTGTTTCTTTAAGTACGAACAGCTTTGAGACAAAAGAACTTTTAACGATAATATTGACTTCATTCCTGACCATTTGCTTGTCGGCTCTTTTTGTTTGGATATTAAAGAAAAGAATGGATATCCCCCTTGGCTTTTATCTTCCGGTAATTTTTATGAACTCGGGTTTTATTGGCCTGCCATTGATTCTCATGATGTTCGGGGCAGAAGGGCTTGCGCGCGCGATAGTTTACGACGTTGTGAACGGGCTTCTTATTTTTTCGCTTGGCATATATATTATCTCGAACAAAAAAGACAGGTTTGAAATATTCAAGACCCCGATACTATATGCCGCGGTAATCGGGATCCTAATAAATTATTTAAAAATTACTATCCCCTATCCGATCCAAATATCGCTTAGCATGGTCGGAAGCATAACTATCCCCCTCGCTTTGATAACGCTTGGGTATCAGCTCGGAAAAATAAAGATCAGGACGATCAAACTCCCCATCTTTGGGGCGGCAATAAGATTGGCATTTGGATTATTTATCGCATTTTCAGTGATCAAACTTTTCAATGTTAGAGGTGAACTTGCGAACATATTGGTCATTATGTCGGCGCTTCCATCGGCGCTAAACGGCATAGTGCTATCGGAAAAATACAGGAAAGAGGATTCCGATGTTATTGCGTCAACGATCGCCATAAGCATTCTGGCATCCATTATTTATCTGCCGATAATAATATCTTTGATAAAATGCATACAAAGCAAGACGAGCTAA
- the trxB gene encoding thioredoxin-disulfide reductase, with protein MPKLEAIVQNAGPHFDLIIIGGGPAGLTAAIYAGRSRLKMLVIEKALVGGMATTTFHIDNYPGFPEGISGIEISQRLEQQVQKLDVPIFYGDVTNVHKDRSIEIDGKKLTAKALIIATGSETLKLNVPGEKELRGRGVSYCATCDGAFYREKNIAVVGGGNSAVEEAIYLTRFGKTVNIIHRRDRLRADKILAEQATINPKIFIHWNSVVQKIEGEKKVEKILLENVNTKIKSKIPVDGVFIYVGMKPNTDIVKKIVKLSENGSIVADHDMKTSAPGIFACGDVIDKSLRQIVTACGDGAIAAESARKFIEEGK; from the coding sequence ATGCCAAAGCTTGAAGCTATTGTCCAAAACGCAGGCCCCCATTTTGATCTCATAATCATAGGCGGAGGTCCTGCGGGACTGACAGCCGCGATCTATGCAGGGCGCTCGCGCTTAAAAATGCTCGTCATCGAAAAAGCGCTCGTAGGCGGCATGGCAACAACAACATTCCACATAGACAATTATCCAGGCTTTCCGGAAGGCATAAGCGGGATCGAAATAAGCCAAAGGCTCGAACAGCAGGTGCAAAAACTTGATGTGCCGATATTTTACGGCGATGTAACAAACGTCCACAAAGACAGGTCGATCGAAATTGATGGAAAAAAACTTACCGCAAAAGCTTTGATCATTGCGACTGGGTCCGAAACCTTAAAATTAAATGTACCCGGTGAAAAAGAACTTCGAGGGCGAGGCGTATCATATTGCGCTACATGCGACGGCGCTTTTTATCGTGAAAAGAATATCGCTGTCGTGGGAGGCGGCAATTCCGCTGTTGAAGAAGCCATTTATTTGACCCGTTTCGGGAAAACCGTTAATATAATCCACAGGAGAGACAGGCTTCGCGCCGATAAAATATTAGCTGAGCAAGCGACGATCAACCCCAAGATTTTTATCCATTGGAATTCGGTTGTCCAAAAGATCGAAGGCGAAAAAAAGGTTGAAAAGATATTACTCGAGAACGTGAATACAAAGATCAAGTCAAAGATCCCGGTTGACGGCGTTTTTATTTATGTCGGCATGAAACCGAATACGGATATCGTGAAAAAAATAGTCAAATTATCGGAAAATGGATCGATCGTCGCCGACCACGATATGAAAACATCGGCTCCGGGAATATTTGCATGCGGGGATGTGATCGATAAATCCTTGCGGCAAATAGTTACCGCTTGCGGAGATGGGGCGATCGCCGCGGAATCGGCCAGGAAATTCATCGAAGAAGGGAAATAA
- a CDS encoding site-specific DNA-methyltransferase, translating into MQHKTNGKKIESDKIYCGDCLKVLPKIPDNSVNLIITSPPYADNRKIIYGGIHPDQYVEWFLPISNELKRVLRPDGSFVLNIKEKVVDGERHTYVIELILALRKQGWLWTEEYCWHKKNCYPGKWPNRFRDAWERCLHFTKQKDFKMFQDAVMVPVGSWAKSRLSNLSSVDLVRDESKTQSGFGKKIVNWIGRDKAYPSNVLHMATECSNKNHCAPFPIELPSWFINLFTEGDDIVLDPFLGSGTTALAAKQLNRHFIGIELHKEYCELVKQYLSQTNISIFENLAGVGK; encoded by the coding sequence ATGCAACACAAAACTAATGGCAAAAAAATAGAAAGTGACAAAATTTATTGTGGTGATTGCTTAAAAGTTCTCCCCAAGATACCCGATAATTCCGTTAACTTGATTATAACCTCGCCTCCTTATGCAGATAATCGTAAAATTATTTACGGCGGTATACACCCAGATCAATATGTAGAATGGTTTTTGCCTATTTCCAACGAGCTTAAAAGAGTTTTAAGGCCCGATGGTTCTTTTGTCCTAAACATCAAAGAGAAGGTTGTCGATGGGGAAAGGCATACGTATGTGATAGAACTAATTCTGGCTTTGCGCAAACAGGGGTGGTTATGGACCGAAGAATATTGCTGGCATAAAAAAAATTGCTACCCTGGGAAATGGCCAAACCGTTTTCGAGATGCATGGGAGCGTTGCTTACACTTTACAAAGCAAAAGGATTTTAAAATGTTTCAAGACGCCGTCATGGTTCCAGTGGGAAGCTGGGCCAAAAGCCGTTTATCCAATCTATCTTCCGTTGATCTCGTTCGCGATGAATCGAAAACGCAAAGCGGATTCGGCAAAAAGATAGTGAATTGGATTGGTCGAGATAAGGCATATCCTTCAAATGTTTTGCACATGGCAACAGAATGTTCAAATAAAAATCATTGCGCTCCATTCCCCATTGAACTTCCATCTTGGTTCATCAATCTTTTTACGGAGGGAGATGATATTGTCCTCGATCCATTTCTTGGGTCAGGCACAACAGCCTTAGCGGCGAAGCAGCTAAATAGACATTTTATTGGCATAGAACTTCACAAAGAATATTGCGAACTAGTCAAACAATATCTTTCTCAAACCAATATATCAATTTTCGAAAACTTAGCAGGAGTTGGGAAATAG
- the mnmA gene encoding tRNA 2-thiouridine(34) synthase MnmA has product MISTKKYTAINNKKVLAAMSGGVDSSVAAVLLKQQGYDLVGITMNLSCVENSSDRSCCSAEAANDAKKVADALGFSHYTLNYKDEFKRFVISNFIDEYKNGRTPNPCVRCNQFLKFDLLIKKAKELGCDYVATGHYARIEPSPLSPVPFPLTKGEGEKGVRGYKLLKGIDSKKDQSYFLYTMGQEALAHTLFPLGELTKDEVRKIARKNRLSVAEKKESQEICFVPDDDYSKYIKENAPELVKPGNIIDTTGKVVGRHDGIAFYTIGQRKGIGAHKGKPKYVVGLDTKRNEVIIGNNDDTLLDNFTAHSVSFINGSIPEKSMEINAKIRYNSKEAPAVLSDLGEKTFKIKFKEPQRALTPGQSVVFYFGDELLGGGIIN; this is encoded by the coding sequence ATGATATCCACGAAGAAGTACACGGCAATTAATAACAAAAAAGTCCTGGCCGCAATGTCGGGCGGTGTCGATTCATCGGTTGCCGCAGTATTACTCAAACAACAAGGATACGATCTTGTCGGCATTACAATGAACCTCTCCTGCGTTGAAAATTCGTCCGACAGAAGCTGCTGCAGCGCGGAAGCCGCAAACGACGCAAAAAAAGTTGCCGATGCTTTAGGCTTCTCCCACTACACCCTGAATTACAAGGACGAATTCAAAAGATTCGTCATAAGTAATTTTATCGATGAATACAAGAACGGCCGCACGCCAAACCCGTGCGTCAGATGCAACCAGTTTTTAAAATTCGACTTATTAATAAAAAAAGCGAAAGAGCTTGGGTGTGATTATGTTGCGACTGGGCATTATGCACGAATTGAGCCCTCACCCCTATCCCCTGTCCCCTTCCCCCTTACTAAGGGGGAAGGGGAAAAAGGGGTTAGGGGTTATAAACTTCTAAAAGGAATTGACTCAAAGAAAGACCAATCATACTTTTTATACACAATGGGTCAAGAGGCTCTGGCGCATACGCTTTTTCCGCTCGGGGAATTAACCAAAGATGAAGTGAGAAAGATTGCAAGAAAAAATAGGCTTTCAGTTGCCGAGAAAAAAGAAAGCCAAGAGATCTGCTTTGTACCCGACGACGATTATTCAAAATACATTAAAGAAAACGCCCCAGAATTGGTCAAACCCGGAAATATAATTGATACAACAGGAAAAGTAGTTGGGCGCCATGACGGGATAGCATTTTATACGATCGGCCAAAGAAAAGGGATCGGAGCGCATAAAGGCAAGCCAAAATATGTTGTTGGGCTTGATACAAAGAGAAATGAGGTCATTATCGGCAATAACGATGATACGTTATTAGATAATTTTACAGCACATAGTGTGAGTTTTATAAATGGATCGATCCCGGAAAAAAGCATGGAAATAAATGCCAAAATTCGTTATAATTCAAAAGAAGCTCCTGCAGTATTATCGGATCTGGGAGAGAAGACCTTTAAAATTAAATTCAAAGAGCCGCAGAGAGCTCTCACGCCAGGCCAATCGGTCGTTTTCTATTTTGGGGACGAACTATTGGGCGGCGGGATCATTAATTAG
- a CDS encoding aspartate-semialdehyde dehydrogenase — protein sequence MSKKYNVCVLGATGMVGQVMIKVLEEQNFPVDKFLPLASERTAGQKVKFQGKEYTVEVAEPKSFEVMHIGLFSAGAKISKVLAPEAAKRGCIVIDNTSEFRMDPNVPLIVPEVNGHAIKDHKGIIANPNCSTAQMLMALKPIHDTVGIERIVVSTYQSTSGWGKEAIAEMYEQTKTLLANPKAKVDVKYLPKQIAFNVIPQIDQFADNGYTKEELKMVNETQKIFEDKNIKVTATCVRVPVAIGHSESVNIKTKKKISIADAKILMAAFPTVKIVDDPSKSLYPTPVDCEGSNDTLVGRIREDISQENGIEMWIVSDNLRRGAAFNAVAIAERMIKDGLI from the coding sequence ATGTCTAAGAAGTACAACGTTTGTGTATTGGGTGCTACCGGAATGGTCGGCCAAGTAATGATAAAGGTCCTAGAGGAACAGAATTTCCCAGTCGACAAATTCCTTCCTTTGGCTTCCGAGCGGACCGCCGGACAAAAAGTAAAATTTCAAGGTAAAGAATACACCGTAGAGGTTGCCGAACCAAAGTCATTCGAAGTCATGCATATCGGATTGTTTTCCGCGGGGGCAAAAATATCCAAAGTTCTCGCTCCCGAAGCCGCAAAAAGAGGCTGCATCGTAATTGATAATACATCCGAATTCCGCATGGACCCGAATGTCCCACTGATCGTTCCTGAAGTTAACGGCCACGCGATCAAAGATCACAAAGGAATAATTGCCAATCCAAATTGCTCAACTGCTCAAATGCTCATGGCATTAAAACCGATCCATGACACGGTCGGGATCGAAAGAATAGTTGTATCCACTTATCAATCGACATCAGGGTGGGGCAAGGAAGCTATTGCCGAAATGTACGAGCAGACAAAAACTTTGCTAGCTAACCCGAAAGCGAAAGTCGATGTGAAATATTTGCCGAAACAGATCGCATTCAATGTCATTCCGCAGATCGACCAATTTGCCGATAACGGATATACAAAAGAAGAATTGAAGATGGTAAACGAAACCCAGAAGATATTCGAGGACAAAAATATTAAAGTGACAGCAACTTGCGTAAGGGTTCCTGTCGCAATAGGACACTCCGAATCGGTAAATATTAAAACCAAGAAAAAGATATCTATCGCGGACGCTAAAATACTAATGGCTGCATTCCCGACTGTAAAGATCGTCGACGATCCGTCAAAAAGTCTTTATCCAACGCCAGTCGATTGTGAGGGGTCAAATGATACTTTAGTCGGCCGCATCCGTGAAGATATCTCCCAAGAGAACGGCATCGAGATGTGGATCGTATCCGATAATTTAAGGCGCGGCGCGGCTTTTAATGCTGTTGCGATCGCCGAACGAATGATAAAAGACGGCTTGATCTAA
- the nifS gene encoding cysteine desulfurase NifS, translated as MKRIYLDYAASTPLYPEVVEAMKPFYSEIYGNPSSIHQFGQEAKKAIESAREKLAELLSCSPEEIVFTSSGTEADNLALEGIAYAKKNKGNHIITTKIEHHAVLHCLKFLGGQGFEVTHLDVNKDGFVNPEDIRSAIKPSTILVSAMHANNEIGTIQPIKEISKITKEKGVAFHTDAVQTVGHIETNVTKLGVDMLALSAHKLYGPKGIGALYIRKGTKIIPLIHGGAQERGRRASTENVPGIVGLGVAAKIAKDKMQEFAITQTELKNMLIDGILSKIKESSINGSRNDRLPNNVNVSIKYIEGESMLLNLDMEGIAAGTGSACSSGSLDPSHVLMAIGLKHELAHGSLRFSLGRLTTKKDIEYVLEKLPQIVNKLRAMSPLYKGEK; from the coding sequence ATGAAGAGAATATATTTGGATTACGCGGCCTCAACCCCGCTTTATCCTGAAGTTGTTGAAGCAATGAAACCATTCTATTCCGAAATCTACGGTAACCCGTCATCTATCCACCAATTCGGACAAGAAGCTAAAAAAGCGATCGAATCGGCTAGAGAAAAATTAGCGGAACTTCTTTCTTGCAGTCCCGAAGAGATCGTGTTTACTTCAAGCGGAACAGAAGCCGACAATTTGGCGCTTGAAGGCATCGCCTACGCGAAAAAGAACAAGGGAAACCATATCATAACGACAAAGATCGAACATCATGCCGTCCTCCACTGCTTGAAGTTTCTTGGAGGCCAAGGGTTTGAAGTAACACATCTTGATGTGAACAAAGACGGATTTGTAAACCCGGAAGACATAAGATCGGCGATCAAACCTTCAACAATTCTGGTATCGGCCATGCATGCAAATAACGAAATTGGAACGATTCAGCCGATAAAAGAAATCTCAAAGATAACAAAAGAAAAAGGAGTCGCTTTTCATACTGATGCGGTGCAAACTGTCGGCCATATCGAAACGAATGTAACAAAACTTGGCGTCGATATGCTTGCTCTTTCGGCTCATAAGCTATACGGCCCCAAAGGCATTGGCGCCCTATATATAAGGAAAGGGACAAAGATCATCCCGTTGATCCATGGCGGAGCACAGGAAAGAGGGAGAAGAGCTTCAACCGAAAATGTACCGGGGATTGTTGGCCTTGGCGTTGCGGCAAAGATCGCAAAGGATAAAATGCAGGAATTCGCCATAACCCAGACCGAATTAAAAAACATGCTTATTGATGGGATATTATCTAAGATAAAAGAAAGCTCCATTAACGGATCAAGGAACGATCGCCTGCCAAACAACGTCAATGTTTCAATAAAATACATCGAAGGTGAATCAATGCTCCTCAATTTGGATATGGAAGGGATCGCCGCGGGAACAGGCTCCGCTTGCTCTTCAGGATCGCTTGATCCGTCGCATGTACTGATGGCGATAGGCCTCAAGCACGAGCTCGCGCATGGAAGCCTAAGATTCTCACTTGGTAGACTGACGACAAAAAAAGATATAGAATATGTATTGGAAAAGCTTCCACAAATAGTTAATAAACTGCGGGCTATGTCGCCGCTGTATAAAGGAGAGAAATAA
- the nifU gene encoding Fe-S cluster assembly scaffold protein NifU — MASPYSTKVMDHFMHPRNVGEMENPDGTGHVGNPTCGDIMEMYIKVKDNVITDAKFKTFGCGAAIATSSMATEMIKGKTIDEALAVTNKAVAEALGGLPAVKMHCSVLAEEALQSAIDDYLKKTTGKGLPGFKPHDDIHEEVHGN, encoded by the coding sequence ATGGCTTCACCATATTCAACGAAGGTAATGGACCATTTTATGCACCCACGGAATGTTGGTGAAATGGAAAATCCCGATGGAACTGGGCATGTCGGAAATCCGACCTGCGGCGACATAATGGAAATGTATATAAAAGTTAAAGATAACGTCATAACCGACGCAAAGTTCAAGACCTTCGGCTGCGGCGCCGCAATTGCTACATCTTCAATGGCGACAGAAATGATCAAAGGCAAAACGATCGATGAAGCCTTGGCCGTTACAAATAAAGCTGTCGCGGAAGCGCTAGGCGGTCTTCCTGCCGTCAAGATGCACTGCTCGGTCCTTGCCGAAGAAGCTCTCCAATCGGCAATTGACGATTATTTAAAAAAAACTACGGGAAAAGGTCTTCCGGGATTTAAGCCTCACGATGATATCCACGAAGAAGTACACGGCAATTAA
- the rfaE1 gene encoding D-glycero-beta-D-manno-heptose-7-phosphate kinase, whose protein sequence is MIETILKKILPNFSGKKILIVGDIMLDEHIWSKVNRISPEAPVVIADVTRISHVPGGCGNVAANIKALGGTPLLVGLVGNDSSGDKLLVSLNNCGIQTNLIIKTGGRPTILKSRVIAGSQQVVRVDREDKGPLPVNLSEKVLKAALKQIKNADAVIISDYGKGITSEHLCQSMIKAAKQNKIPVLVDPKGTNYSKYKGATIITPNLSEASVASKVKIDDEKTLSKAGNFLLKTLDLQYALITKSENGMSLFAKNGQVINIPGIKREVFDITGAGDTVIATIALSLASGAKIEEACHLSNIAGSVKVTKIATQPVHANELEAALEEKEPTSRKIKTRKEISEIAKRLKSEGARIAFTNGCFDILHLGHVRYLKEAKKLGDVLIVGLNSDRSVKSLKGSTRPYVSGLERAEILASLESVDYVVIFDESRPDNLIRSIGPNVHVKGGDYKISQLPERKLVEQLGGKVVVIPPTKGRSTSNIIDRILGRQQ, encoded by the coding sequence ATGATCGAAACCATCTTAAAAAAAATCCTCCCGAATTTTTCAGGCAAAAAGATATTGATCGTCGGCGACATCATGCTAGATGAACATATTTGGAGCAAAGTAAATAGGATAAGCCCGGAAGCTCCAGTCGTTATTGCGGATGTTACACGGATATCTCATGTACCAGGAGGCTGCGGGAACGTCGCGGCAAACATCAAGGCGCTTGGTGGGACCCCGCTGCTCGTGGGCCTTGTAGGAAACGATAGCTCCGGCGACAAGCTTCTAGTTTCCTTGAACAATTGCGGCATTCAGACAAATTTAATTATCAAGACCGGCGGACGGCCAACAATCCTAAAATCCAGAGTGATCGCGGGAAGCCAGCAAGTTGTGCGCGTTGACCGCGAAGACAAAGGCCCTCTTCCCGTAAATCTATCAGAGAAAGTATTAAAGGCGGCATTAAAACAAATTAAGAACGCAGATGCGGTAATAATTTCCGATTATGGCAAGGGTATAACATCGGAACATTTGTGCCAATCGATGATCAAGGCCGCAAAACAAAACAAGATCCCGGTTCTTGTTGATCCCAAAGGAACAAATTATTCTAAATATAAAGGGGCGACTATCATCACCCCAAATCTTTCGGAAGCATCCGTTGCAAGCAAAGTAAAAATTGACGACGAGAAAACACTTTCAAAAGCAGGGAACTTCCTTCTTAAAACACTAGACCTGCAATACGCATTGATCACAAAAAGCGAGAATGGGATGAGCCTTTTTGCAAAAAATGGACAAGTAATTAATATTCCTGGAATAAAAAGAGAAGTATTCGATATAACGGGTGCCGGCGATACCGTGATCGCAACGATCGCTCTTTCCCTGGCATCGGGCGCTAAAATCGAAGAAGCCTGCCACCTTTCGAATATCGCAGGCTCCGTCAAAGTCACGAAGATAGCCACACAGCCCGTACATGCAAACGAGCTTGAAGCGGCGCTTGAAGAAAAAGAGCCAACATCGCGCAAAATAAAAACCCGCAAAGAGATCTCCGAGATCGCCAAACGATTGAAATCCGAGGGCGCTCGCATTGCTTTTACGAACGGGTGTTTTGATATTCTGCATCTGGGACATGTCAGATATTTAAAAGAAGCTAAGAAATTGGGCGATGTTTTAATAGTCGGATTAAATAGCGATCGATCGGTAAAATCTTTAAAAGGCTCCACCCGCCCGTATGTCTCCGGATTGGAAAGAGCGGAAATATTGGCATCGCTTGAGAGTGTTGATTATGTCGTGATCTTCGACGAATCGAGACCAGATAATTTGATAAGATCGATCGGCCCAAATGTTCATGTTAAAGGCGGAGACTACAAGATCTCGCAACTACCCGAAAGAAAGCTAGTAGAACAACTAGGCGGAAAAGTAGTTGTAATCCCCCCTACAAAAGGCCGTTCAACTTCAAATATCATTGACAGAATCCTTGGGAGGCAGCAATGA
- the larE gene encoding ATP-dependent sacrificial sulfur transferase LarE: protein MHTKQDELRKILTNMERVLVAYSGGVDSTYLLKMALNALGKHNVLAVIASSETYPEFEKKEAIELAEEFDANFKVIETSEFLDENFRKNPDNRCFYCKSELFSKLRDIAKELKYNFVVDGSNADDLADYRPGAKAKKENGVRSPLQEAALTKKEIRSFSKELGLKTWNKPSYACLASRIPYGTEITLDSLKKIDLGEQFLRDLGFSQLRVRHHGSIVRIEINKDELPQIIENDLLDVISRKFESLGYTYVTLDLKGYRTGSMNESILTKKA, encoded by the coding sequence ATGCATACAAAGCAAGACGAGCTAAGAAAAATATTAACAAATATGGAAAGAGTATTGGTCGCGTACTCGGGCGGCGTCGACAGTACATATCTTTTAAAAATGGCGTTAAATGCTTTAGGGAAGCATAATGTTCTGGCGGTGATAGCCTCATCTGAAACTTATCCGGAATTTGAAAAGAAAGAAGCTATAGAGCTTGCGGAAGAATTCGACGCGAACTTCAAAGTGATCGAAACAAGCGAGTTTTTGGATGAAAATTTCAGAAAAAATCCCGACAACAGATGCTTCTACTGCAAGAGCGAATTGTTCTCCAAACTGCGAGATATCGCGAAAGAATTAAAATATAATTTTGTCGTCGACGGCTCGAATGCTGATGACCTTGCGGATTATAGGCCGGGAGCCAAAGCTAAGAAAGAAAATGGAGTCAGAAGCCCTCTTCAAGAAGCAGCTTTAACCAAAAAAGAAATACGCTCCTTTTCAAAAGAATTAGGGCTCAAAACTTGGAATAAGCCATCTTACGCGTGCCTTGCGTCGCGCATCCCCTATGGAACAGAGATCACGCTCGATTCTCTAAAGAAGATCGACCTTGGCGAGCAATTCCTAAGAGATCTAGGATTTTCGCAATTAAGGGTCCGCCATCATGGCAGCATTGTGAGGATCGAGATTAATAAAGATGAACTACCTCAAATAATTGAAAACGACCTGTTGGATGTAATAAGCCGAAAATTCGAAAGCCTCGGATATACATATGTCACCCTTGATCTTAAAGGCTATCGAACTGGATCTATGAATGAATCCATCTTGACAAAGAAGGCTTAA
- the lexA gene encoding transcriptional repressor LexA yields the protein MDKKEQILQFVTDHISNKGFAPSIREIAKAFKFASPRSAQKYLEALEDEGHLIREKVSRGIKVASLSMQTVVLPFLGYIAAGAPIDVIEQREMMEVPKALLGRKPCYILQVKGESMIEDHILNGDFIVVEKRETADDGEVVVALINNESATLKKLYREKTRVRLEPSNSTMKPIYVKDVAVQGVVKGLFRKF from the coding sequence ATGGACAAAAAAGAACAGATCCTCCAATTCGTCACAGATCACATATCGAATAAAGGCTTTGCTCCGTCGATAAGAGAAATTGCAAAAGCGTTCAAGTTCGCGTCCCCCCGCTCCGCCCAAAAATATTTGGAAGCGTTGGAAGACGAAGGACATCTGATCCGCGAAAAAGTATCACGCGGGATAAAAGTCGCGTCGCTTTCGATGCAAACAGTTGTGCTCCCTTTTCTGGGATACATCGCCGCAGGCGCGCCTATTGATGTTATAGAACAAAGAGAAATGATGGAAGTACCAAAAGCTCTTTTAGGACGAAAGCCGTGCTACATATTGCAGGTCAAAGGCGAAAGCATGATCGAAGACCATATCTTGAACGGAGATTTCATTGTAGTTGAAAAACGAGAAACTGCCGATGACGGAGAAGTTGTCGTCGCTTTAATAAACAACGAATCGGCAACACTAAAAAAGCTCTACAGAGAAAAGACAAGAGTCCGCCTTGAGCCGTCAAATTCAACAATGAAGCCTATTTATGTAAAAGATGTGGCGGTGCAAGGAGTGGTCAAGGGATTATTTAGAAAATTTTAA
- a CDS encoding Mov34/MPN/PAD-1 family protein — protein MYIITVKHFHTIVQHCLDYLPYEAGGFLGGRDNVILGIFPLNNFAGFEGKEKFEVASFMTSAVYEYFKKNKMKVIGFYHSHPDRNLPIPSKQDMLASQTTHGIRSNMIVSIDDKLDVRCALFETIGGKPSKQVIKVVRDGSIDKYLI, from the coding sequence ATGTACATAATAACAGTCAAGCATTTCCATACAATAGTCCAGCACTGCCTTGATTATCTTCCATATGAAGCGGGAGGATTTTTGGGCGGAAGAGACAATGTGATCCTAGGGATATTCCCTCTAAATAATTTCGCAGGATTCGAAGGCAAGGAAAAATTCGAGGTCGCGTCATTTATGACATCGGCAGTCTATGAATACTTCAAAAAAAATAAAATGAAAGTTATCGGATTCTACCACTCCCACCCTGACCGAAATCTTCCGATACCTTCAAAGCAAGACATGCTCGCATCGCAAACAACACATGGAATAAGATCAAATATGATAGTAAGCATTGATGATAAGCTTGATGTAAGATGCGCGCTTTTTGAAACGATCGGTGGAAAGCCATCAAAACAAGTGATCAAAGTAGTTCGCGACGGCTCGATCGACAAGTATCTGATTTAA
- the gmhA gene encoding D-sedoheptulose 7-phosphate isomerase: MQDTIKADLKESISVKNDVLNALVPKIEEAVKMILAALKTGNKILICGNGGSAADAQHFSAELISRFKKERPSIPAIALTTDTSIITAIGNDYSFDVVFSRQVEGLGNKGDIFFGISTSGNSKDVIEAIKAAKKKELKTIGLLGCDGGKIKNEIDLSITIPSNNTPRVQEAHILIIHILCNLIEQELFA; encoded by the coding sequence ATGCAAGACACGATCAAGGCTGATCTCAAAGAATCAATTAGCGTTAAAAACGACGTATTAAACGCCCTCGTTCCAAAGATCGAAGAGGCCGTAAAAATGATCCTCGCCGCACTAAAAACCGGCAATAAGATATTGATCTGCGGGAACGGCGGCTCGGCTGCCGACGCCCAGCACTTTTCGGCGGAACTTATTAGTAGGTTCAAAAAAGAACGCCCTTCTATTCCAGCGATAGCACTAACTACCGACACTTCAATAATAACTGCGATCGGCAACGATTATAGTTTCGATGTTGTTTTCTCCCGCCAAGTTGAGGGATTGGGAAATAAGGGAGATATATTTTTTGGGATATCCACATCAGGCAATTCAAAAGATGTAATTGAAGCAATAAAGGCCGCAAAGAAAAAAGAGCTAAAAACCATCGGCTTGCTTGGCTGCGACGGTGGAAAAATAAAAAATGAAATTGATCTATCGATAACGATCCCTTCAAACAATACGCCAAGGGTCCAAGAAGCGCATATTTTGATCATCCATATTTTGTGCAATCTTATAGAACAGGAGCTGTTCGCTTAA